In a single window of the Campylobacter iguaniorum genome:
- a CDS encoding nucleotidyltransferase family protein, which yields MNNINNIKINQFSTIKEALVIIDAGSMQIALVTDKLGKLIGTITDGDIRRGLLNGLDLNSSIENIINRHPTVAKSSDTKETIIRLAIDRKLKQIPILDNNDIVIGIQEIDELIQPKTKPNKVILMVGGLGTRLRPLTDDMPKPMLNVGNKPILQTIVEKFAEYGYTNIIMCVNYKSNLIMDYFGNGEKFGVNIEYVLEGSRMGTAGALSLLKDKPNEEFFVMNGDLLTNVNFEHLHEYHKSNKSAATMCIREYSMQVPYGVVNLKDDKICSITEKPVHKFFVSAGIYMLSPKVLDFIPKDEFYDMPSLFNVLLLKNLAIHPFPIREYWLDIGRMEEYKKANEEYDEIF from the coding sequence ATGAATAATATAAATAATATAAAAATAAATCAATTTTCTACTATTAAAGAAGCCTTAGTTATTATTGATGCTGGATCTATGCAGATAGCTTTAGTAACCGATAAACTTGGTAAGCTTATAGGAACTATCACCGATGGCGATATAAGGCGCGGTTTGTTAAATGGACTAGATCTAAATAGCTCTATAGAAAATATAATAAATAGGCATCCAACAGTAGCAAAAAGTAGTGACACAAAAGAGACTATTATAAGACTTGCTATAGATAGAAAACTAAAACAAATACCTATATTAGATAATAATGATATTGTTATTGGTATACAAGAAATTGATGAGCTAATACAACCAAAAACCAAACCAAACAAAGTCATTTTAATGGTTGGTGGGCTTGGAACTCGCCTTAGGCCACTCACTGATGATATGCCAAAACCTATGCTAAATGTGGGCAATAAACCAATACTTCAAACCATAGTTGAGAAATTTGCAGAGTATGGATATACAAATATTATAATGTGCGTGAATTATAAGTCAAATTTGATTATGGATTATTTTGGAAATGGAGAGAAATTTGGTGTAAATATAGAGTATGTTTTAGAGGGTAGTCGCATGGGAACAGCTGGAGCACTTAGTTTACTCAAAGACAAGCCAAATGAAGAGTTTTTTGTGATGAATGGCGACTTGCTTACAAATGTAAATTTCGAGCATCTTCATGAATATCATAAATCAAACAAATCAGCCGCCACTATGTGTATCAGAGAGTATAGCATGCAAGTCCCTTATGGTGTGGTAAATCTCAAAGATGACAAAATCTGCTCAATCACAGAAAAGCCAGTTCATAAGTTTTTTGTAAGCGCTGGGATATATATGCTTTCACCTAAAGTGCTTGATTTTATACCTAAAGACGAGTTTTATGATATGCCAAGCTTATTTAATGTATTATTACTAAAAAATTTAGCTATACACCCATTCCCTATCAGAGAATACTGGCTAGATATCGGACGCATGGAGGAGTATAAAAAGGCAAATGAAGAATATGATGAGATATTTTGA